A region from the Macrobrachium nipponense isolate FS-2020 chromosome 47, ASM1510439v2, whole genome shotgun sequence genome encodes:
- the LOC135204574 gene encoding dnaJ homolog subfamily C member 7-like, giving the protein MYEAALIRRENEVDKLKAELAAAEDKKSIIVLGIITRDYENVLDCHVKAVRCQIAQGNAEEAQEMLDSLPAEYQDESDVLVESAILCAFNYEVDKAGMILTQILDRCPNHERALKGKEFLEIRRYGISIPLMIDESEFDVVLERITHAQSLESFFPQMRADLARMKGIVFCKLRRLQEACDCFRNVLDIKDQEDCRLRLALCLLLLGRHGEATVHLVEIAEDPVDVDALIEAAVTLERMERHGCPYDILGVPEDCNLKEIERAYRKLALKSHPDKFRGSQAEREHMNEIKQKINYANDILRDADEREEYDTLRNFVKDVADKVFEDPTFSYECDNEEEDEFELFEEEEGWDEDYEKEEWDEEEEEYKEEEWDEEEEEQEEKELDEEDKMDEEEQWNEEERMNEQEKKSEEGRMG; this is encoded by the exons ATGTATGAGGCAGCATTAATCCGGAGAGAAAATGAAGTAGACAAACTAAAGGCCGAACTCGCAGCAGCTGAAGACAAAAAGT CAATAATTGTCCTAGGAATTATAACAAGGGACTATGAAAATGTGTTGGATTGTCATGTAAAGGCGGTGAGATGCCAGATAGCTCAAGGAAACGCGGAAGAGGCCCAAGAAATGCTGGATAGTTTGCCTGCTGAGTATCAAGATGAATCTGATGTTCTGGTGGAGTCTGCCATACTTTGTGCCTTTAATTATGAGGTAGATAAAGCTGGCATGATTTTGACTCAGATTCTAGACCGATGCCCTAACCACGAAAGGGCACTCAAGGGAAAAGAGTTTCTGGAGATTCGACGATATGGGATTTCTATTCCATTGATGATAGACGAAAGTGAATTCGATGTTGTCTTGGAAAGGATTACACACGCCCAGTCTCTGGAATCCTTTTTCCCGCAGATGCGTGCTGACTTGGCCAGAATGAAAGGGATCGTCTTCTGTAAGCTTCGACGGCTGCAAGAAGCATGCGACTGTTTCCGCAATGTACTGGATATCAAAGATCAAGAGGACTGTAGGTTAAGACTGGCATTGTGTCTCTTGCTGCTGGGCAGACACGGTGAAGCTACGGTCCATCTTGTGGAAATAGCTGAAGATCCAGTAGATGTCGACGCTTTGATCGAAGCTGCCGTAACCCTGGAAAGAATGGAACGTCATGGCTGCCCTTACGACATCCTAGGCGTTCCAGAGGATTGTAATTTGAAGGAAATAGAAAGGGCCTACAGGAAGCTGGCCCTCAAGAGCCACCCTGATAAGTTCCGGGGGTCTCAGGCAGAGAGAGAACACATGAATGAAATCAAGCAAAAGATCAACTACGCTAACGACATCCTACGTGACGCTGATGAAAGAGAGGAATACGACACTCTCAGGAACTTCGTCAAGGACGTCGCGGATAAAGTGTTCGAAGATCCCACGTTTTCGTATGAATgtgataatgaagaagaagacgagttCGAActgtttgaggaagaggaaggatgGGATGAAGATTATGAAAAGGAAGAatgggatgaagaagaagaagagtataaAGAGGAGGAATgggatgaagaggaggaagagcaagaagagaaagaattgGACGAAGAGGATAAAATGGACGAAGAAGAACAATGGAATGAAGAGGAAAGAATGAATGAACAGGAAAAGAAGTCTGAAGAAGGAAGAAtgggatga